From Paenibacillus graminis, a single genomic window includes:
- a CDS encoding nitrite/sulfite reductase, with the protein MAYEPLWSAAPEKLSKFEFVKLQKDGLDVIRTIIEKYALEGYSSIPADDLDLFKWAGVYQQKPREGHFMMRVRINTGIMTSDQARTLAEIARRYGRNLIDVTTRQAIQFHWLTVEHLPDIFKRLEAAGLYSFEACGDCPRTIVGNPLAGIDKDELFDTTEIVGQLNDFFMLNRDFSNLPRKFKISVSASRYNNAQAEINDLAYTPAVKVIDGVLTQGFHLMVGGGLSAKPHLAQKLDVFVKPEEALNVAAGVVTLFRDYGYREKRHHARLKFLVADWGAEKFKSKLIEAVGGLPSRGEDQTVGWQAAYFDGVHPQVQEGLSYVGLNVPVGRMTSDELEQLAGLAEQYGEGKLRTTMTQNIIISGVPDDKLEALLEAPVLQRLSPNARNFISRTVACTGNEFCNLALVETKQRAVSVAAYLDEHVRLNEKLRIHFIGCPNACGQKQVADIGLQGTLIKTPEGMTDAFDIAVGGTLGCGDRGPAAEFARPLKGRVKGDRVGPVLKQLITFYTEQRQEQENFHAFTNRVGVPVLQEQLTAILEAEL; encoded by the coding sequence ATGGCTTACGAACCGTTATGGAGCGCTGCTCCCGAAAAACTTAGCAAGTTCGAATTCGTCAAACTGCAGAAGGACGGGCTGGATGTGATCCGCACCATTATTGAAAAATATGCTTTGGAGGGCTACAGCTCCATTCCAGCCGATGATCTGGATCTGTTCAAGTGGGCCGGGGTATATCAGCAAAAGCCGCGTGAAGGACATTTTATGATGCGTGTGCGCATCAATACAGGCATTATGACCTCAGACCAGGCCAGAACACTGGCTGAAATCGCCAGACGGTACGGCCGGAATCTAATCGATGTAACTACACGGCAGGCTATCCAGTTCCATTGGCTGACGGTTGAGCATCTGCCGGATATTTTCAAGCGGCTTGAAGCCGCAGGGCTGTATTCCTTCGAAGCGTGCGGCGACTGTCCACGGACCATTGTCGGCAACCCGCTGGCAGGGATTGATAAGGATGAACTGTTTGATACCACAGAGATAGTCGGGCAGTTAAATGATTTTTTCATGCTGAACCGCGATTTCTCCAACCTGCCGCGTAAATTCAAAATATCTGTATCCGCCAGCAGGTACAATAATGCGCAAGCAGAAATTAACGATCTGGCTTATACACCCGCGGTAAAAGTCATTGATGGCGTACTAACCCAAGGGTTCCATCTGATGGTGGGCGGCGGACTCTCGGCCAAACCTCATCTGGCGCAAAAGCTGGATGTCTTCGTGAAGCCGGAAGAAGCGCTTAATGTAGCTGCCGGGGTGGTTACCCTGTTCCGTGATTACGGCTACCGGGAGAAACGCCACCATGCCCGTCTAAAATTTCTCGTCGCCGACTGGGGTGCCGAGAAATTCAAATCGAAGCTGATTGAAGCCGTAGGCGGGCTGCCATCCCGCGGAGAAGACCAGACGGTTGGCTGGCAGGCCGCTTATTTTGACGGAGTGCATCCCCAGGTCCAGGAAGGTCTCAGCTACGTAGGCCTGAATGTTCCAGTCGGCCGGATGACCAGCGATGAGCTGGAGCAGTTGGCCGGGCTGGCCGAGCAGTACGGCGAAGGCAAACTCCGCACTACAATGACCCAAAACATCATCATCAGCGGGGTGCCGGATGATAAGCTGGAAGCTCTACTGGAAGCACCGGTGCTGCAGCGTCTGTCGCCAAACGCCAGAAACTTCATCAGCCGCACCGTCGCCTGCACCGGCAATGAATTCTGCAACCTGGCCCTCGTGGAGACCAAGCAGCGTGCGGTCAGTGTTGCAGCATATTTGGATGAGCATGTCCGCCTGAATGAGAAGCTGCGCATTCATTTCATTGGCTGTCCCAATGCCTGCGGGCAAAAGCAGGTTGCCGATATCGGTCTGCAAGGCACGCTGATCAAGACACCGGAAGGCATGACCGATGCATTCGATATCGCAGTAGGCGGGACGCTTGGCTGCGGAGACCGCGGTCCTGCCGCCGAATTCGCCCGCCCGCTGAAGGGCAGGGTAAAGGGCGACCGGGTAGGCCCGGTTCTGAAGCAGCTCATTACCTTCTACACAGAGCAGCGGCAGGAACAGGAGAACTTCCATGCGTTTACGAACCGGGTTGGTGTGCCAGTCCTACAAGAACAGCTTACTGCTATTTTGGAAGCTGAACTGTGA
- the uvrA gene encoding excinuclease ABC subunit UvrA encodes MANENIVIKGARAHNLKNIDVTIPRDRFVVLTGLSGSGKSSLAFDTIYAEGQRRYVESLSAYARQFLGQMEKPDVDSIDGLSPAISIDQKTTSRNPRSTVGTVTEIYDYLRLLFARIGHPHCPDHGIEITSQTVEQMVDRIMQYPEKTRLQILAPVISGRKGEHKGLFSDISKQGFVRVRVDGELREVTEDIVLEKNKKHTIEVVVDRIVIKDDVQTRLTDSLETALKLSGGQILVDIIGQEELLFSSSFACPVCGFSIEELAPRMFSFNSPFGACPECDGLGMKMVVDPDLLIPDQGKSIEEGAFLAWTGSTSNYYPQFLKSVCEHFKIPQNVPVSSLSPEHMNKLLNGTGSEKIRFRYENDFGQRKDALVAFEGIIPNLERRYRETASDGIREFIEGFMSAKPCHVCKGKRLKKEILAVTVNDRNVADVTDLSIGDCLQFFDNMALSEKETAIAHLILKEISSRLGFLVNVGLNYLTLSRAAGSLSGGEAQRIRLATQIGSSLMGVLYILDEPSIGLHQRDNDRLISTLGHMRDLGNTLIVVEHDEDTMMAADYIIDIGPGAGIHGGQVMAQGTPKEIMNDPNSLTGEYLSGRKFIPVTAKRRATDDRWIEIRGAKENNLKNVNVKIPLGVFTAVTGVSGSGKSSLVNEILYKSLARQLNKAVKVRPGQHKEIRGLENLDKVIDIDQSPIGRTPRSNPATYTGVFDDIRDLFSKTNEAKVRGFQKGRFSFNVKGGRCEACRGDGIIKIEMHFLPDVYVPCEVCKGKRYNRETLEVKYKGKSISDVLEMTVEDATEFFKNIPKIHRKMQTLLDVGLGYINIGQPGTTLSGGEAQRVKLASELYRRSTGKTLYILDEPTTGLHVDDIGRLLEVLHRLVDSGESVLVIEHNLDVIKTADYIIDMGPEGGSGGGTVLATGTPEKIIEVEESYTGKYLKPVLIRDTERTKALELQTSTIG; translated from the coding sequence TTGGCGAACGAAAATATTGTAATCAAAGGTGCGCGAGCGCACAATCTCAAGAACATTGACGTAACGATTCCGCGTGACCGCTTCGTCGTGCTGACGGGACTTAGCGGCTCCGGCAAATCGTCGCTGGCGTTCGATACGATCTACGCTGAAGGACAGCGCCGTTATGTAGAGTCCCTGTCGGCCTATGCCAGACAATTCCTCGGGCAGATGGAGAAGCCGGATGTAGATTCCATCGACGGGTTATCCCCGGCAATATCCATCGACCAGAAGACAACAAGCCGCAACCCGCGTTCGACCGTGGGCACGGTGACAGAAATTTATGACTATCTGCGGCTGCTGTTTGCCCGGATCGGGCATCCGCACTGCCCGGACCATGGCATCGAAATCACCTCCCAGACTGTTGAGCAGATGGTGGACCGGATCATGCAGTATCCCGAGAAAACCCGGCTGCAGATTCTGGCGCCGGTGATCTCTGGCCGTAAGGGGGAGCACAAGGGACTGTTCAGCGATATCTCGAAACAGGGTTTTGTCCGTGTGCGCGTGGATGGTGAGCTGCGTGAAGTGACTGAGGATATCGTGCTGGAGAAGAACAAGAAGCATACCATTGAGGTTGTAGTCGACCGGATTGTGATCAAGGATGATGTTCAGACGCGGCTGACCGACTCTCTGGAGACCGCGCTGAAGCTTTCCGGCGGGCAAATTCTGGTTGACATCATCGGCCAGGAGGAACTGCTGTTCAGTTCGAGCTTTGCCTGTCCGGTATGCGGGTTCAGCATCGAAGAGCTTGCACCGCGCATGTTCTCGTTCAACAGCCCCTTCGGAGCTTGCCCGGAATGCGACGGGCTTGGTATGAAGATGGTGGTCGATCCCGACCTTTTGATCCCGGATCAGGGGAAAAGCATTGAAGAGGGTGCTTTTCTGGCTTGGACAGGCAGCACGTCGAACTACTACCCGCAATTCCTGAAATCGGTGTGCGAGCATTTCAAAATTCCGCAGAATGTTCCCGTGAGCAGTCTGTCGCCAGAGCATATGAATAAGCTGCTGAACGGTACAGGCAGCGAGAAGATCCGCTTCCGGTATGAGAATGACTTCGGCCAGCGGAAGGATGCGCTCGTTGCCTTTGAGGGGATTATCCCCAATCTGGAACGGCGTTACCGTGAGACAGCCTCCGATGGCATCCGCGAATTCATTGAAGGCTTCATGAGCGCCAAACCCTGCCATGTGTGCAAAGGCAAAAGATTGAAGAAGGAAATTCTCGCTGTAACGGTCAACGACCGTAATGTTGCCGATGTCACTGATTTATCGATTGGGGACTGCCTCCAGTTCTTCGACAACATGGCCCTGAGTGAGAAGGAAACGGCCATTGCCCACCTGATCCTCAAAGAAATCAGCAGCCGTCTGGGCTTCCTGGTCAACGTGGGGCTGAATTATCTGACGCTTAGCCGTGCGGCCGGCTCGCTCTCCGGTGGTGAGGCGCAGCGGATCAGGCTGGCGACTCAAATTGGCTCCAGCTTGATGGGAGTGCTGTATATTCTCGATGAACCGAGTATCGGTCTGCATCAGCGGGATAATGATCGGCTGATCTCAACCCTTGGGCATATGCGCGATCTGGGCAACACCCTGATTGTGGTCGAACATGATGAGGATACGATGATGGCTGCCGACTATATCATTGATATTGGTCCGGGTGCGGGGATTCACGGCGGTCAAGTCATGGCCCAGGGGACTCCAAAGGAGATCATGAATGACCCGAATTCCTTGACCGGGGAGTACCTGAGCGGTCGCAAGTTCATTCCGGTTACTGCCAAACGGCGTGCTACGGATGACCGCTGGATCGAAATCCGCGGCGCCAAGGAGAACAATCTGAAGAATGTGAACGTCAAAATTCCGCTTGGTGTCTTTACAGCAGTAACCGGGGTGTCGGGTTCCGGCAAATCATCGCTCGTGAATGAGATCCTCTACAAGAGTCTGGCCCGGCAGCTGAACAAAGCGGTGAAAGTCCGCCCGGGTCAGCACAAGGAAATCCGCGGGCTGGAAAATCTGGACAAAGTCATTGATATCGACCAGTCGCCAATCGGGCGGACTCCGCGTTCCAATCCGGCCACCTACACCGGTGTATTCGACGATATCCGCGACCTGTTTTCCAAGACCAACGAAGCCAAGGTGCGCGGCTTCCAGAAAGGCCGCTTCAGCTTCAATGTCAAAGGCGGCCGCTGTGAAGCTTGCCGTGGCGATGGGATTATCAAGATAGAAATGCACTTCCTGCCGGATGTCTATGTTCCTTGCGAGGTCTGCAAAGGCAAGCGGTATAACCGCGAAACACTGGAAGTGAAGTATAAAGGGAAAAGTATCTCTGATGTGCTGGAGATGACCGTAGAAGATGCTACTGAATTCTTCAAGAATATTCCGAAGATTCACCGCAAGATGCAGACCCTGCTGGATGTTGGATTGGGTTACATCAATATCGGCCAGCCGGGAACAACCTTGTCCGGCGGCGAGGCGCAGCGCGTGAAGCTGGCGTCCGAGCTGTACCGCCGCAGTACCGGCAAGACGCTGTACATTCTGGACGAGCCGACAACAGGGCTGCATGTGGATGACATCGGGCGGCTGCTTGAGGTGCTGCATCGTTTGGTGGACTCCGGGGAATCCGTACTCGTCATTGAGCATAATCTCGATGTGATCAAGACTGCCGACTATATCATTGATATGGGGCCTGAAGGCGGAAGCGGTGGAGGTACTGTGCTTGCTACGGGGACACCCGAGAAGATTATCGAGGTGGAGGAATCCTACACCGGGAAATACCTGAAGCCCGTATTGATCCGCGATACGGAGCGGACCAAAGCCCTGGAGCTGCAGACTTCAACCATCGGATAA